From the Alloalcanivorax dieselolei B5 genome, one window contains:
- a CDS encoding carboxylesterase/lipase family protein: MPKQVPHRRQRRRAAVIASLSSLSLLMSGCGGSSSSDSGGEQLAGLFGAMPISGVSYQQGDSPWQTTDESGQFHYNGDETLTFALGDLTLGNTAGARTLTIANLSPEPTPAETPVMINTLVLLHTLDADGSLHNGIQITPQIRDQVSAHAASLILDQPTTDFNAALQSVVDNLESAGAFSDTDSRARRLTTPGDAEENFQRAVSPRQVVETNSGQLSGFQADEHTWQFLGIPYAKPPLGELRWRPPVEPEPWSGIRHAVAWSDQAAQNAALERFGEGGMSEDSLYLNVTAPKNADGLPVMVWFHGGGFTALTSNTKPFNNPKAVASKGVVQVSVNHRLGPFGYIAHSELSAESGYSGSGNYGQMDLIAALEWVRDNIEAFGGDPGNVTIFGESGGGRKVLSLMASPRAAGLFHRAISQSGTLYPDTRGLAAAEAVGSQLQTELGASSLAEMREKSWQEVAAAAATLTPYTNIDNHYLPYSERVAFESGNQNDVPFMFSINANDTPDPTNTAIEVFPWMAPLCSANHYATYFTHQPSGWKARGVEAYHAAELAYVFNMPESVITHYLLGLVTDPATGDSLVIDDLNGNGVSGSQGDPADILASAGFDQTDQEVIDRMLTIWTNFAKTGDPSIEGDIDYPLYDAASESYVEIGANTEAKTGLGDVLSD; the protein is encoded by the coding sequence GTCATCGCCTCTCTATCCTCGTTATCGCTCTTGATGTCCGGATGCGGTGGCTCATCGTCATCGGATTCCGGCGGCGAGCAACTAGCCGGTCTGTTCGGCGCCATGCCAATATCCGGCGTCAGCTACCAACAGGGTGATTCGCCATGGCAGACCACCGACGAGTCAGGTCAATTCCACTATAACGGGGATGAGACACTCACCTTCGCCCTCGGCGATCTGACCCTGGGAAACACCGCCGGAGCAAGAACACTCACCATCGCCAATCTGTCACCCGAGCCCACACCGGCAGAGACACCGGTGATGATCAATACCCTGGTGCTGCTGCACACCCTGGACGCCGATGGCAGCCTCCATAATGGTATTCAGATCACGCCACAAATCCGCGATCAGGTTTCCGCGCACGCCGCCAGCCTGATCCTGGATCAGCCCACCACTGATTTCAATGCCGCCCTGCAAAGCGTAGTGGATAATCTGGAAAGTGCCGGCGCCTTCTCCGACACCGATTCCAGAGCCCGCCGCCTGACCACCCCCGGTGATGCCGAGGAGAACTTCCAACGTGCCGTCTCCCCCCGCCAGGTGGTTGAAACCAACAGCGGTCAACTCAGTGGCTTCCAAGCCGATGAACATACCTGGCAGTTTCTTGGTATCCCGTACGCCAAGCCACCACTGGGCGAACTGCGCTGGCGCCCGCCGGTTGAACCCGAGCCATGGTCCGGTATTCGCCACGCCGTGGCCTGGAGTGATCAGGCCGCACAGAACGCCGCCCTGGAACGGTTTGGTGAAGGCGGCATGAGTGAAGACTCGCTTTATCTCAATGTGACGGCGCCGAAGAACGCCGATGGCCTGCCGGTGATGGTCTGGTTTCACGGTGGTGGATTCACCGCGCTGACCAGTAACACAAAACCATTCAATAATCCCAAAGCAGTGGCGAGCAAAGGCGTGGTACAGGTCTCGGTCAACCACCGACTGGGGCCGTTCGGCTATATCGCACACTCCGAATTGAGTGCGGAGAGCGGTTACAGCGGCTCAGGCAACTACGGACAAATGGACCTGATCGCGGCCCTAGAATGGGTACGTGACAACATCGAAGCGTTCGGCGGAGATCCCGGTAACGTCACCATATTCGGAGAATCCGGTGGTGGCCGCAAAGTGCTCTCGTTGATGGCCTCACCCCGCGCCGCCGGCCTGTTCCATCGGGCGATCAGCCAGAGCGGTACGCTCTATCCGGATACCCGCGGCCTGGCGGCCGCCGAGGCCGTCGGTAGTCAGCTGCAAACCGAGCTGGGCGCTTCGTCCCTGGCTGAAATGCGCGAGAAGAGCTGGCAGGAAGTGGCGGCGGCCGCGGCAACGCTGACGCCCTACACCAATATTGACAACCACTATCTTCCCTACTCCGAACGCGTCGCCTTCGAATCCGGTAACCAGAACGACGTGCCGTTTATGTTCAGCATCAACGCCAACGACACCCCGGATCCCACCAATACCGCCATTGAAGTCTTTCCCTGGATGGCGCCGCTGTGTTCGGCCAATCACTACGCCACCTATTTCACTCACCAGCCTTCCGGTTGGAAAGCCCGGGGCGTGGAAGCCTACCACGCCGCCGAGCTGGCCTACGTATTCAACATGCCAGAGAGCGTCATCACCCACTACCTGTTGGGCCTGGTGACCGATCCGGCAACCGGTGATTCGTTGGTCATTGATGATCTCAATGGCAACGGTGTATCCGGGTCCCAAGGCGACCCCGCAGATATTCTTGCCTCCGCCGGTTTCGACCAGACCGACCAGGAGGTAATCGACCGCATGCTCACCATCTGGACCAACTTCGCCAAAACCGGAGATCCGAGCATCGAGGGCGACATCGACTATCCGCTCTATGACGCGGCCAGTGAAAGCTACGTGGAAATAGGTGCCAACACCGAAGCGAAGACCGGACTCGGCGACGTGCTGAGCGACTAA